One window from the genome of Bartonella sp. WD16.2 encodes:
- the rpmE gene encoding 50S ribosomal protein L31, whose amino-acid sequence MKANIHPDYHMIYVVMTDGTKYETRSTWGKEGDTLSLDIDPTTHPAWIGGSQTLVDRGGRVSKFKNRFGNLGV is encoded by the coding sequence ATGAAAGCGAATATTCATCCTGATTATCATATGATTTATGTTGTTATGACTGATGGAACTAAATATGAGACTCGCTCAACATGGGGAAAAGAGGGAGATACCCTTTCTCTAGATATTGATCCTACAACCCACCCAGCCTGGATTGGTGGTTCTCAGACATTGGTCGATCGTGGTGGTCGTGTTTCTAAATTCAAAAATCGCTTCGGTAATCTCGGCGTTTAG
- a CDS encoding ABC transporter transmembrane domain-containing protein → MNKHIPTKPSNHSDKFAQPSKKRVSFALLATFAPYIKRNHWLVLYSFVALFIAASVTLALPFAIRQMLDHGFSASSHGNINFYFGILFVLALLLALASACRYYCVITLGERIVADLRRDLFVHITQLSPSFFDHSRSGEIMSRLSTDTTQIKTAVGSTTSTALRHLIVIIGAIAMMVITNLKLSLLVVLAIPLVAIPLIILGRKVRQRTRTAQDCLADANALASEQINAIRTVQAFTSENFISARFASLIERAFQTAQFSVVLRSFFTGCAIFLVFGSIVTVLWIGSRDVLNGTMSGGTLGQFVLYAIFGAMTFAQLSELGAELVQAAGATERIAELLQEKPTITTPDSPLPLAHPVQGAIVFDQIDFNYPSRPQEKVLQNLSFSIKAGETVAFVGSSGAGKSTLFSLILRFYDPLKGQIQFDGVDLNCLSLYDLRSSIAYVPQEVVIFEGTLRENIIFGAKDADEAQVIAAAKAANALEFIESLPEGFNSQVGERGIMLSGGQKQRIGIARAILRNAPLLLLDEATSALDAHNERLVQEALEGLMHNRTTLVIAHRLATVLKADRILVLDKGTIIEEGTHTQLIEQNGVYAHWAQLQFSPDQKS, encoded by the coding sequence ATGAATAAGCACATCCCCACAAAGCCATCAAATCATTCTGACAAATTTGCACAACCTTCTAAAAAAAGAGTTTCTTTTGCTTTGCTTGCAACTTTTGCTCCTTATATTAAACGTAATCACTGGCTTGTTCTTTATTCCTTTGTCGCTTTATTTATTGCTGCTTCTGTCACACTGGCCTTGCCTTTTGCCATTCGTCAGATGCTTGATCACGGTTTTTCTGCTTCAAGTCACGGTAATATTAATTTTTATTTTGGCATTTTATTTGTATTAGCCTTACTTTTAGCACTTGCTTCAGCATGCCGTTATTATTGTGTCATCACATTGGGTGAGCGTATTGTTGCTGATTTACGCCGTGATCTTTTTGTCCATATCACACAACTTTCACCTTCTTTTTTTGACCATTCTCGCTCCGGGGAAATTATGTCTAGGCTTTCCACAGACACAACACAAATTAAAACAGCTGTTGGATCAACAACCTCGACAGCTCTGCGTCATCTCATTGTGATAATCGGTGCAATCGCAATGATGGTCATCACCAATCTTAAACTATCTCTTCTTGTTGTGCTTGCCATTCCCCTTGTTGCCATTCCATTGATTATCTTAGGGCGTAAAGTCCGCCAACGCACACGCACTGCACAAGATTGTTTAGCAGATGCAAATGCTCTTGCCTCTGAACAGATAAACGCTATTCGAACTGTACAAGCCTTTACGTCTGAGAACTTTATTTCTGCTCGCTTTGCATCTCTTATTGAACGCGCCTTTCAAACAGCGCAATTTTCTGTCGTTTTGCGCTCCTTTTTCACCGGCTGTGCGATTTTTCTCGTTTTTGGGAGCATTGTTACCGTCTTATGGATCGGATCACGTGATGTTTTAAATGGCACCATGTCTGGTGGTACGCTTGGTCAATTTGTGCTTTATGCAATTTTCGGCGCCATGACCTTTGCACAATTATCCGAACTTGGAGCAGAATTAGTACAAGCAGCAGGTGCAACAGAACGAATTGCCGAATTGTTGCAAGAAAAACCAACCATCACAACACCAGATTCTCCTTTGCCTTTAGCTCACCCCGTTCAAGGAGCTATTGTCTTTGATCAGATTGATTTCAACTACCCCTCCAGACCCCAAGAAAAGGTTTTGCAAAATTTATCCTTTTCCATCAAAGCTGGTGAAACTGTTGCTTTTGTAGGTTCCTCAGGGGCGGGAAAAAGCACTCTTTTTTCTCTTATTTTGCGTTTTTACGATCCCCTAAAGGGGCAAATCCAATTTGATGGCGTTGATCTTAACTGCCTCTCTCTTTACGATTTACGCTCATCAATTGCTTATGTCCCGCAAGAGGTTGTTATTTTCGAAGGCACACTGCGCGAAAACATTATCTTTGGTGCAAAAGATGCTGATGAAGCACAAGTTATCGCCGCAGCAAAAGCAGCAAACGCACTTGAATTTATCGAATCTCTTCCAGAAGGCTTTAACAGCCAGGTTGGAGAACGTGGAATCATGCTCTCTGGTGGGCAAAAACAACGTATCGGTATCGCACGAGCAATTTTAAGAAATGCCCCACTATTGCTCCTTGATGAAGCCACATCCGCCTTAGATGCACATAATGAAAGGCTCGTACAAGAAGCCTTAGAAGGGCTCATGCACAACCGAACAACATTGGTGATCGCACACCGTTTGGCAACAGTTTTAAAAGCAGACCGCATTCTCGTGCTCGACAAAGGAACCATCATTGAAGAAGGAACCCACACCCAATTGATTGAGCAAAATGGGGTTTATGCACATTGGGCGCAACTGCAATTTTCACCAGACCAAAAATCATAA
- a CDS encoding inositol monophosphatase family protein codes for MARSAIMNIMVQAALKAGRSLVRDYGEVQNLQVSLKGPADYVSQADRKAEKIIFTELIKARPKFSFLMEESEEIIGEDFQHRFIVDPLDGTTNFLHGIPFFAVSIALERQGQIVAGVIYNPILDELFTAERGCGAFLNDRRCRVAARRKLGECVIATGMPHFGGRNHAHYLVELRNVMSEVSGVRRFGAASLDLAYVAAGRTDGYWEDNLQIWDMAAGIIIVREAGGFVSDKDGGNAMFGIKNIIAGNEFIHAQLSQTLKKGV; via the coding sequence ATGGCACGTTCTGCGATCATGAATATCATGGTTCAAGCTGCCCTTAAGGCTGGCCGCTCTCTGGTGCGTGATTATGGTGAGGTTCAAAACTTACAAGTGTCTTTAAAGGGGCCGGCTGATTATGTGAGCCAGGCAGATCGCAAAGCTGAAAAAATTATTTTTACTGAATTGATAAAGGCACGGCCTAAATTTAGTTTTCTGATGGAAGAATCAGAAGAAATTATTGGAGAGGATTTTCAACATCGTTTTATTGTTGATCCTTTAGATGGTACAACAAATTTCTTACATGGTATTCCTTTTTTCGCTGTTTCTATTGCTTTGGAACGTCAAGGGCAGATCGTTGCTGGCGTGATTTATAATCCTATTTTAGATGAGCTTTTTACAGCTGAACGCGGGTGTGGAGCTTTTTTAAACGATCGGCGCTGCCGTGTAGCGGCACGACGTAAATTGGGAGAATGCGTGATTGCAACAGGAATGCCCCATTTTGGAGGTCGCAATCATGCACACTATCTTGTTGAATTGCGCAATGTTATGAGTGAAGTTTCTGGTGTTCGTCGTTTTGGTGCGGCTTCTCTTGATTTAGCTTATGTAGCTGCTGGAAGAACAGATGGGTACTGGGAAGATAATCTTCAAATTTGGGATATGGCTGCTGGAATCATCATCGTTCGTGAAGCGGGTGGTTTTGTCAGTGATAAAGATGGTGGGAATGCTATGTTTGGCATAAAAAACATCATCGCTGGTAATGAATTTATTCATGCCCAATTAAGTCAAACCCTTAAAAAAGGTGTATGA
- the efp gene encoding elongation factor P, whose amino-acid sequence MKINGNEIRPGNVIEHQGSLWVAVKCNAVKPGKGGAFNQVEMKNLIDGTKLNERFRAAETVERVRLEQKDFTFLYQQDDMLVFMDSSSYEQLELHRDFVGDRAAFLQDGMVVTVELYQEKPIGISLPDQVVVTIAETEPAIKGQTVTSSYKPAILENGIRILVPPFIQVGERVVVDTNELIYVRRTNEKA is encoded by the coding sequence ATGAAAATTAATGGTAATGAAATTCGCCCTGGAAATGTTATCGAACATCAAGGAAGTTTGTGGGTTGCTGTTAAATGTAATGCTGTCAAGCCAGGAAAAGGTGGTGCTTTTAACCAGGTTGAAATGAAAAATCTGATTGATGGGACAAAACTCAATGAACGGTTTCGTGCTGCTGAAACTGTTGAGAGAGTGCGGCTTGAACAAAAGGATTTCACATTCCTTTATCAGCAAGATGATATGTTGGTTTTTATGGATTCAAGTTCTTATGAACAGCTTGAATTACATAGAGATTTTGTCGGTGATCGCGCTGCTTTTTTACAAGATGGAATGGTTGTCACTGTTGAGCTTTATCAAGAAAAACCAATTGGCATATCACTGCCTGATCAGGTTGTTGTGACAATTGCTGAGACTGAACCTGCCATTAAAGGGCAAACTGTCACCTCATCTTATAAGCCTGCAATTTTAGAAAATGGTATTCGTATTCTTGTGCCACCTTTTATTCAGGTTGGTGAACGTGTTGTTGTTGACACCAATGAATTGATTTATGTGCGTCGCACTAATGAAAAGGCATAA
- a CDS encoding tetratricopeptide repeat protein, giving the protein MIKVFTYVLIVTAFLSCSAVAGPIGEKAASNVEVKSTKIEESQNQSSLKISQSTTKMQDRESSAQILKAGQYDEAYDYYMQGDYLKAFREALKRAEYNDPAAQTLIGQMYMEGYAVPLDGERAALWFGSAARHGDPQAQLRYGLMLFSGTFVTKDKERGIEFVQKALHAGVKEAYFYYGQILLHKAFDEKKHLEGVSVQNQQDEAKEQALKLFLKGAALGEPEAAFAAAKILSEGTLTKPKDDYNARRLIEIAAQNKHLMAQMLLAQWLIEGRGGETDFKRAFYLLFDNAVKMVAVAQVNLARLYRDAIGVEGDIVTAAAWYMVAKQAKVQASDLEVMLQGMDEAQLEEAERKAVAFIPVL; this is encoded by the coding sequence ATGATCAAAGTGTTTACGTATGTGTTGATTGTTACAGCTTTTTTGTCTTGCTCTGCTGTTGCAGGCCCTATTGGAGAAAAAGCAGCATCAAATGTTGAAGTTAAATCTACCAAAATAGAAGAATCACAAAATCAATCCTCTTTAAAGATATCTCAAAGCACGACAAAGATGCAAGATCGTGAGAGTTCTGCTCAAATATTAAAAGCAGGGCAATATGATGAAGCCTATGATTATTATATGCAAGGCGATTATTTAAAAGCTTTTCGTGAAGCACTCAAACGTGCTGAATACAATGATCCAGCTGCGCAAACTTTGATTGGTCAAATGTATATGGAAGGATATGCTGTTCCCCTTGATGGTGAACGCGCTGCTTTATGGTTTGGAAGCGCTGCAAGGCACGGTGATCCACAAGCACAACTGCGCTATGGTCTTATGTTGTTTAGTGGGACTTTTGTTACAAAAGACAAAGAGCGTGGCATAGAGTTTGTTCAAAAGGCACTACACGCTGGTGTGAAAGAAGCCTATTTCTATTATGGGCAAATTCTTCTTCATAAAGCTTTCGATGAAAAAAAACATCTTGAAGGTGTGAGTGTACAAAACCAGCAAGATGAAGCAAAAGAACAAGCTTTGAAGTTGTTTTTAAAGGGTGCTGCTCTTGGTGAGCCTGAGGCTGCTTTTGCTGCTGCAAAAATTTTGTCTGAGGGAACTTTAACAAAACCAAAAGATGATTATAATGCGCGAAGATTGATTGAGATTGCAGCTCAAAATAAGCATCTTATGGCTCAAATGCTGTTGGCACAATGGTTAATTGAAGGTCGTGGTGGAGAAACCGATTTTAAACGAGCTTTTTATTTATTATTTGACAATGCCGTTAAAATGGTTGCAGTAGCACAAGTTAATCTGGCAAGACTTTATCGCGACGCAATAGGGGTAGAAGGCGATATTGTTACTGCTGCTGCGTGGTATATGGTAGCAAAGCAAGCGAAAGTACAAGCTTCTGATCTTGAAGTGATGCTCCAGGGAATGGATGAAGCTCAATTGGAGGAAGCAGAACGAAAAGCGGTCGCATTCATACCTGTTCTTTAA
- a CDS encoding thiamine phosphate synthase, producing MAHQKNKPIEHCSFPQLVLTLDVRRMIEPAFLHQLLQTKSFACVILYDSFVDQSDGAFLQNSAQMYADDIQHNGAALIIAEDSRVAGRIKADGMHLEGGLDVFDVLENQKKNQKIVGFGNLRTRHCAMNVAEAGVDYVFFGKLGADKKPSSHPRNITLAKWWAEIMEVPAIIQAGSDLATVDEALETACEFIAIEEMIFAHDHPFIVLDKIKEKCKNLLLS from the coding sequence ATGGCCCATCAGAAAAATAAACCAATTGAACATTGTTCTTTTCCTCAGTTGGTTCTAACATTGGACGTTCGGCGTATGATTGAGCCTGCATTTTTACATCAGCTCTTGCAAACAAAATCTTTTGCTTGCGTTATTTTATATGATTCATTTGTTGATCAAAGCGATGGTGCTTTTTTACAAAATAGTGCTCAGATGTATGCTGATGATATTCAACACAATGGTGCTGCCCTTATTATTGCTGAAGATAGCCGTGTTGCTGGCAGAATTAAAGCTGATGGGATGCATTTGGAGGGTGGTCTTGATGTTTTTGATGTGTTAGAAAATCAGAAAAAAAATCAAAAAATAGTTGGTTTTGGAAATTTACGAACACGTCATTGTGCTATGAATGTTGCTGAAGCTGGAGTTGATTATGTATTTTTTGGAAAATTAGGTGCTGATAAAAAACCATCTTCTCATCCTCGAAATATTACATTAGCAAAATGGTGGGCTGAGATTATGGAAGTTCCTGCTATTATTCAAGCAGGCAGTGATCTTGCAACTGTTGATGAAGCCTTAGAAACGGCATGCGAATTTATTGCCATTGAAGAAATGATTTTTGCTCATGATCACCCTTTTATTGTACTTGATAAGATTAAAGAAAAATGCAAAAATCTCCTTTTATCATAG
- a CDS encoding OpgC family protein — protein sequence MAHHSTFPHDTLPSNYDNHIPPLSYRDTRIDVLRSLALLMIFINHIPGTFYEHLTHKNFGFSDSAEIFVLLSGVSLGLSFHTQALKSCLTSYVQKLWKRAFVLYKAHLFTTFTTLTLFLGASVLWHSEQLLSMNNMRIFLTQPFITFLSILSLGHQLGYNNILSLYIICLLFAPFALYLTDKHKGLLLFISLIIYLICGFYSIAPPSYPLQGQWFLNPLSWQFLFIIGLTSAVYLKQGGKIIFRPLIVIFSASYLVFALLWVRLEWWGSFGSSDWSSPLMNFNKTFLSLPRLVHILALASLILCIPCLHERFHVSPKHPLAILGKQSLPVFVTGTIFAMCGQIFKTLTTSTFFSDTLLMISGIAIQFAVAYYYERKKTHRLILSRNKTNL from the coding sequence ATGGCACATCATAGCACTTTCCCTCACGATACACTTCCTTCAAATTATGATAACCATATCCCTCCTTTATCTTATCGTGATACCCGTATTGATGTGTTGCGTTCTTTAGCACTGTTGATGATTTTCATCAACCATATTCCCGGAACATTTTATGAACATCTCACACACAAAAACTTCGGTTTTTCTGATTCGGCAGAAATATTTGTTTTGCTTTCAGGTGTTTCTCTTGGATTAAGCTTTCATACTCAGGCCCTCAAAAGCTGTCTTACTTCATATGTGCAAAAACTTTGGAAGAGAGCTTTTGTGCTTTATAAAGCACATCTTTTTACCACCTTTACCACATTAACCCTCTTTTTGGGAGCCTCTGTCCTATGGCACTCAGAACAACTTTTATCCATGAATAATATGAGGATATTTCTAACACAACCTTTTATCACATTTTTAAGTATTTTAAGCCTTGGCCATCAACTAGGCTATAATAATATTCTTTCTCTTTATATTATTTGCCTGTTGTTTGCCCCTTTTGCTCTTTATCTCACAGACAAACATAAAGGTCTTCTTCTTTTTATATCATTGATAATATACCTTATATGTGGCTTTTATAGCATTGCACCACCTTCTTATCCACTCCAAGGGCAGTGGTTTCTTAATCCTTTATCATGGCAATTTCTTTTCATTATCGGGTTAACAAGTGCTGTATATCTCAAACAAGGAGGAAAAATCATTTTTCGTCCTTTAATTGTGATTTTTTCAGCAAGTTATCTTGTATTTGCACTGCTATGGGTGCGCTTAGAGTGGTGGGGAAGTTTTGGATCGTCTGACTGGTCTTCACCCCTTATGAACTTTAATAAAACGTTCTTAAGCCTTCCCCGCTTAGTGCATATTCTAGCCCTAGCATCTTTGATCCTTTGTATCCCCTGCTTGCATGAGCGATTTCACGTCTCCCCAAAGCACCCCTTAGCGATTTTAGGCAAACAGAGCTTACCAGTTTTTGTCACCGGCACTATTTTTGCAATGTGCGGACAAATTTTCAAAACACTAACGACAAGCACATTTTTTTCTGACACCCTCTTGATGATAAGCGGTATCGCAATACAATTTGCTGTAGCCTACTATTATGAAAGAAAAAAAACTCATCGTCTTATACTTTCAAGAAACAAAACAAATTTATAA
- a CDS encoding DUF1465 family protein yields the protein MSAHGPSQDKTIIMMEHDAFESVFNHLYEETMNLIEETADYIDKEGKCATRHLSVETSALYAKEAMYLSTRLMQIASRLLLFRAGREGEMSPEQIQKEIAKISLHTPSLGPQTAHWAELPEIFRHFVARSLRLEERMRHISYDIDQASCKTLKKNNPVSKQIQLLKRAFRRS from the coding sequence GTGAGTGCACATGGACCTTCACAAGATAAAACCATTATCATGATGGAACACGATGCTTTTGAAAGCGTTTTTAACCACCTCTATGAAGAGACGATGAACCTTATTGAAGAAACGGCAGATTACATCGATAAAGAAGGTAAATGTGCTACGCGTCACCTTTCAGTCGAAACTTCTGCACTCTATGCAAAAGAAGCTATGTATTTAAGTACACGGCTGATGCAAATTGCCTCCCGACTTTTGCTTTTTCGTGCAGGGCGTGAAGGGGAAATGTCTCCTGAACAAATACAAAAAGAGATTGCAAAAATTTCTCTTCATACACCATCACTAGGACCTCAGACCGCTCATTGGGCAGAATTACCAGAAATTTTCCGCCATTTTGTAGCACGTTCTCTGCGTTTAGAAGAGCGTATGCGCCATATCAGTTATGATATTGATCAAGCCTCTTGCAAAACCTTAAAAAAGAACAATCCTGTAAGCAAACAAATTCAATTACTCAAACGTGCTTTTCGGCGCTCTTAA
- the ruvC gene encoding crossover junction endodeoxyribonuclease RuvC, with protein sequence MVKVIRIIGIDPGLQRTGWGVVDLLGNHLHFIASGTLRSDTQSHLASRLCQLHQGLSDVVHRFMPHEAAVENVFVNKDATATLKLGQARAIALLVPAQAGLPVSEYAPNTIKKSVIGVGHGAKEQIHMMVKTLLPRAEFDSSDAADALALALCHSTHRTNLSYSSQG encoded by the coding sequence ATGGTAAAAGTGATTCGTATTATAGGCATCGATCCTGGACTACAGCGAACAGGGTGGGGCGTCGTTGATCTATTAGGCAATCATCTACATTTTATCGCATCAGGCACACTACGCTCTGATACACAAAGTCACCTTGCTTCCAGGCTATGTCAACTTCATCAAGGGCTTTCTGATGTTGTACATCGTTTTATGCCTCATGAAGCAGCTGTTGAGAATGTTTTTGTTAACAAAGATGCCACTGCCACTTTAAAACTTGGTCAAGCACGTGCCATTGCACTTCTCGTGCCAGCCCAAGCAGGTCTTCCAGTTTCTGAATATGCCCCAAACACCATTAAAAAGTCTGTTATTGGTGTGGGCCATGGTGCAAAAGAACAAATCCATATGATGGTCAAAACTCTTCTCCCACGTGCTGAATTTGACAGTAGTGACGCAGCTGATGCGCTGGCACTGGCACTTTGTCACAGCACCCACCGTACTAACTTATCCTACAGTTCACAAGGTTAA
- the ruvA gene encoding Holliday junction branch migration protein RuvA, translated as MIGKLKGILDSICDDHIILDVQGVGYSVFVSNRLLSSLPTLGEHLNLFIETHVRAEAIRLFGFTTKAERDWFCLLQNVPGVGAKVALAILGTLSPGELAQAIALNDVAMIKRAPGIGQKVSERIISEFKNKTLPFNEESKNTAHFTSNLQAQETNQPVNDALSALIKLGFERDQAAQALSCALSSLEEETVSSALLIRHGLKLLSNSSNTR; from the coding sequence ATGATTGGCAAATTAAAAGGCATACTTGACAGTATCTGTGACGATCATATCATTCTTGATGTGCAAGGTGTGGGATATAGTGTTTTTGTGTCAAACAGGCTTTTATCTTCTTTACCAACCCTTGGTGAACACTTAAACCTGTTTATTGAAACACATGTTCGCGCAGAGGCCATTCGTCTTTTTGGTTTCACCACAAAAGCTGAACGAGACTGGTTTTGCCTGCTACAAAATGTGCCAGGAGTAGGTGCAAAAGTTGCCTTAGCCATTTTAGGAACTTTATCCCCCGGTGAACTTGCCCAAGCAATTGCATTAAATGATGTAGCAATGATCAAACGTGCCCCTGGCATCGGTCAAAAAGTTAGTGAAAGAATTATAAGCGAATTCAAAAACAAAACACTGCCCTTTAATGAAGAGAGCAAAAACACTGCGCATTTTACTTCAAACCTCCAGGCACAAGAAACCAATCAACCTGTCAACGATGCACTATCGGCTTTGATCAAACTTGGTTTTGAGCGTGATCAAGCAGCACAAGCTTTGTCTTGCGCACTCTCTAGCCTTGAAGAAGAAACTGTTTCCTCAGCGCTTCTCATTCGCCATGGTCTTAAATTGCTTTCCAATTCATCCAACACAAGGTAA
- the ruvB gene encoding Holliday junction branch migration DNA helicase RuvB, with amino-acid sequence MRKDESQRLLGAIPLPNDPDRSLRPQVLDDFIGQEAARANLKIFIEAAKARQEALDHVLFVGPPGLGKTTLSQIMAKELGVNFRSTSGPVIAKAGDLAALLTNLEERDVLFIDEIHRLNPAIEEILYPAMEDYQLDLIIGEGPAARSVKIELAKFTLVAATTRLGLLTTPLRDRFGIPIRLSFYTIEELEYIVQRNARLFSVQISDDGAHEIACRARGTPRIAGRLLRRVCDFALVKGAEKIDRFIADEALSRLEVDHLGLDPLDRRYLILIAETFLGGPVGIETIAAALSEPRDAIEDIIEPYLLQQGFIQRTARGRIITEKAWAHLGLCPPEPVASQKSTPSADTDHSSQPTLWEKEDD; translated from the coding sequence ATGCGTAAAGATGAAAGCCAACGCCTTCTTGGTGCCATACCCCTTCCCAATGACCCAGATCGTTCCTTAAGGCCACAAGTCCTTGATGATTTTATTGGTCAAGAAGCAGCGCGTGCAAACTTAAAAATATTTATTGAAGCAGCAAAAGCACGCCAAGAAGCTTTAGATCACGTTTTATTTGTAGGGCCACCAGGGTTAGGAAAAACAACACTTTCGCAAATTATGGCTAAAGAATTAGGCGTTAATTTTCGTTCAACATCAGGACCGGTCATTGCTAAAGCAGGTGATTTGGCAGCCCTTTTAACCAACCTAGAAGAACGTGATGTTTTGTTTATTGATGAAATTCACCGTTTAAATCCAGCTATTGAAGAAATTCTTTACCCAGCAATGGAAGACTATCAACTTGATTTAATCATTGGTGAAGGACCAGCAGCACGTTCAGTCAAAATTGAGCTTGCTAAATTTACCTTAGTGGCAGCAACCACACGTTTAGGATTATTGACCACTCCTTTACGGGATCGTTTTGGTATTCCCATCCGGTTAAGTTTTTATACCATAGAAGAATTAGAATATATCGTTCAGCGTAATGCCCGCCTTTTTTCAGTCCAGATAAGTGATGATGGCGCCCATGAGATTGCATGTCGTGCACGTGGAACCCCACGTATTGCAGGAAGATTATTGCGCCGGGTTTGTGACTTTGCTCTGGTTAAAGGCGCAGAAAAAATTGACCGCTTCATTGCAGATGAAGCCCTTTCACGCCTTGAAGTTGACCACCTCGGTCTTGACCCTCTAGATCGGCGCTATCTGATCCTCATTGCAGAAACTTTTCTAGGCGGCCCCGTTGGCATTGAAACAATTGCGGCTGCTCTCTCAGAACCACGTGACGCCATTGAAGATATTATTGAACCTTATTTACTGCAACAAGGTTTTATTCAGCGTACAGCCCGCGGGCGAATTATTACAGAAAAAGCTTGGGCGCATTTAGGGCTTTGTCCCCCTGAACCAGTAGCCTCACAAAAATCTACACCATCAGCTGACACAGATCATTCCTCACAACCCACTCTATGGGAAAAAGAAGATGACTAA
- a CDS encoding YbgC/FadM family acyl-CoA thioesterase, whose amino-acid sequence MCVNNTHTTDTSADHNDDLAYVHDLPTRVYVADTDFSGVVYHARYLEFFERGRSEFLRNIGCNNIELASGTQSPSGIQREKLFFVVHRIDITYSRPAHMDDLLTVKTRLEGVQGARFFMNQQIMRDNILLVEAKVTLAIMNQAGKPRRLPKGLFSSILVSK is encoded by the coding sequence ATTTGTGTCAACAATACTCACACCACCGATACCTCAGCCGATCATAATGATGATTTAGCTTATGTTCATGATCTCCCTACAAGAGTCTATGTTGCAGATACTGATTTTTCTGGTGTTGTGTATCATGCGCGTTATTTGGAATTTTTTGAGCGGGGGCGTTCAGAATTCTTGCGAAACATAGGGTGTAATAACATAGAGTTAGCATCAGGCACACAGTCACCATCAGGTATACAAAGGGAAAAACTATTTTTTGTCGTGCATCGCATAGACATTACTTATTCCCGCCCTGCACACATGGATGATCTTTTAACGGTTAAAACACGACTAGAGGGTGTTCAAGGGGCACGCTTTTTCATGAATCAACAAATCATGCGTGATAACATCCTGTTAGTCGAAGCAAAAGTAACGCTTGCTATTATGAATCAAGCAGGAAAACCACGCCGTTTACCTAAAGGTCTTTTTTCTTCCATACTTGTTTCAAAATAA
- the tolQ gene encoding protein TolQ — protein MAHIELGSPDTLGMWSLFMQANLVVKAVMIGLVFASVWSWAIIIDKIFTYRKIRYDIKQFEQIFWSGKSLEELYVTYQNHHTNSICVVFIAAMTEWKKSLTKGVQPSLNLQSRIEKAMDLALGRESAKIESKLGFLATLGSAAPFIGLFGTVVGIMNSFLSISASQNTSLAVVAPGIAEALLATAIGLLAAIPAVIAYNKLMHESTQIITHIEGFADEFSTIMSRQIDEKITSNSLR, from the coding sequence ATGGCGCACATAGAACTTGGCTCTCCAGATACCCTTGGAATGTGGAGCTTGTTTATGCAAGCCAATTTGGTTGTCAAAGCTGTTATGATTGGGCTTGTTTTTGCATCGGTATGGAGCTGGGCGATCATTATCGATAAAATATTTACTTATCGAAAAATACGCTATGACATCAAACAGTTTGAGCAAATTTTTTGGTCAGGCAAATCTTTAGAAGAGCTTTATGTAACCTATCAAAACCATCATACTAACAGCATCTGCGTTGTTTTTATAGCAGCAATGACGGAATGGAAAAAATCCCTCACCAAAGGGGTTCAACCATCGTTGAATTTACAAAGCAGAATTGAAAAAGCCATGGACTTAGCCTTAGGGCGTGAAAGTGCAAAAATAGAATCAAAATTAGGCTTCTTAGCTACACTTGGATCAGCTGCCCCCTTTATTGGCTTATTTGGAACAGTTGTCGGGATTATGAATTCATTTCTTTCGATTTCAGCTTCTCAAAATACATCCCTTGCAGTGGTAGCACCAGGCATTGCAGAAGCTCTTTTAGCAACAGCAATTGGCCTGTTAGCGGCCATCCCCGCTGTGATTGCTTATAATAAACTCATGCATGAAAGCACTCAAATCATAACGCATATAGAGGGCTTTGCTGATGAATTTTCAACGATCATGTCACGGCAAATTGATGAAAAAATAACCTCAAATTCATTGCGATAG